Proteins co-encoded in one Kutzneria chonburiensis genomic window:
- a CDS encoding helix-turn-helix transcriptional regulator — translation MSTICGRDAELSALDSAFAGVGPRRHVLVVIRGARGIGKSALLTAFSRRTSDALVLSAAFRDAVPPWDEFGATAVLAMTHRHFEEFAERRLAASVEAVRGLTRPLTYRSPEGRAALLTELARLFARLSRQREFVLLADDVDALPAQALAALCPPRSLIVATCTDDAGLGRMADHVLDVGPLPAEFVGPLLARATGAAFDESTLRRLFTALGPLSRHPATLLSTVDELRRDGRLAVVHGRTCITDDKPVLVPAQLCDFDAVARHLLAMAPFNLDDLPLLVDGSLAEYGSTVDELVRRNVLACDADGRVTCPVPALASRVIFENGSPEPTAEPVRVPARHTGLVHDFRTGDWTAVLAAARRLELGPSTELLRMARLLAAEVCTEQGDERQAMAWLKAGPTDERLAVLRAWVESGLRMRLGEHRAAFDLGWRAHCQAQGTLPGRKRLLMRLIVIAVLDGDHDRAAMVLNEITDPSLELFARSAIQHDLDGLHEYADLARLRGHLPELLTVCLLAGGLAPEPRPWLHEAHEIATRLGARPLRARARDLMRLRGVSTPRRAAQTATALSATELRIATLIRHGRTNRQIAVALQMSEKTVEYHLSRVFTKTGARTRVDVATAMVKCRSVEAISA, via the coding sequence ATGTCGACGATCTGCGGCCGGGACGCCGAGTTGTCCGCGCTCGATTCGGCATTCGCCGGCGTCGGCCCGCGGCGTCATGTGCTTGTCGTCATTCGCGGCGCCCGCGGCATCGGCAAATCAGCGCTGCTCACGGCGTTCTCCAGACGCACATCCGATGCGCTGGTGCTGTCGGCGGCTTTTCGGGACGCCGTGCCGCCGTGGGACGAGTTCGGCGCGACGGCGGTACTGGCCATGACGCACCGGCACTTTGAGGAATTCGCTGAGCGACGCCTCGCCGCGTCCGTGGAGGCGGTGCGCGGATTGACCCGGCCGCTGACCTACCGGTCGCCGGAGGGACGGGCGGCCCTGCTCACCGAATTGGCCCGGCTGTTCGCCCGCCTTTCCCGGCAGCGGGAATTCGTGCTGCTGGCCGACGATGTCGATGCGCTGCCAGCCCAGGCGTTGGCCGCGCTCTGCCCGCCGCGATCGCTGATCGTCGCGACCTGTACGGACGATGCCGGGCTCGGCCGCATGGCCGATCACGTGCTCGATGTGGGTCCCCTGCCAGCGGAGTTCGTCGGGCCGCTGCTCGCTCGCGCGACCGGCGCCGCGTTCGACGAGTCCACGCTGCGCCGCCTGTTCACGGCCCTCGGTCCGCTGAGCCGTCATCCGGCGACGCTGTTGTCCACCGTGGATGAGCTACGCCGTGACGGCCGGCTCGCCGTCGTACACGGCCGCACGTGCATCACAGACGACAAGCCCGTCCTCGTACCGGCTCAGCTGTGTGACTTCGACGCGGTCGCTCGCCACCTGCTGGCCATGGCCCCGTTCAACCTCGACGACCTGCCGCTGCTGGTCGACGGTTCGCTGGCCGAGTACGGCAGCACTGTCGACGAACTCGTGCGCCGGAACGTGCTCGCGTGCGATGCCGATGGACGGGTCACGTGCCCGGTTCCCGCGCTGGCCTCGCGGGTGATTTTCGAAAATGGCTCACCCGAGCCAACCGCCGAGCCGGTGCGGGTGCCGGCTCGGCATACCGGTTTGGTGCACGACTTCCGAACCGGCGACTGGACCGCCGTGCTGGCCGCGGCCCGACGACTGGAGCTGGGTCCGTCCACCGAGCTGCTGCGGATGGCCCGCCTGCTCGCCGCCGAGGTGTGCACGGAACAGGGCGACGAACGCCAGGCCATGGCGTGGCTCAAAGCCGGGCCCACGGACGAGCGCCTGGCCGTGCTCCGGGCGTGGGTGGAGAGCGGCCTTCGAATGCGCCTCGGTGAGCATCGCGCCGCGTTCGACCTCGGTTGGCGGGCCCACTGTCAAGCCCAGGGCACGCTTCCCGGCCGCAAGCGCCTACTCATGCGACTAATCGTCATCGCCGTCCTCGACGGCGACCACGACCGCGCTGCCATGGTCCTGAACGAGATCACCGACCCGTCACTCGAACTGTTCGCGCGGTCAGCCATCCAGCACGACCTCGACGGCCTTCACGAGTACGCCGACCTCGCCCGCCTCCGCGGCCACCTCCCCGAACTCCTCACCGTGTGCCTGCTGGCCGGCGGTCTCGCGCCCGAGCCCCGTCCTTGGCTGCACGAGGCCCACGAGATCGCCACCCGCCTCGGCGCCCGCCCCCTTCGCGCCCGCGCTCGCGACCTCATGCGCCTACGCGGCGTCTCCACACCTCGCCGCGCTGCCCAGACCGCCACCGCTTTGTCCGCCACCGAGCTACGCATCGCCACCCTCATCCGACACGGCCGCACCAACCGCCAGATCGCCGTCGCCCTCCAGATGAGCGAGAAGACCGTCGAGTACCACCTGTCCCGCGTCTTTACCAAAACCGGCGCCCGCACCCGCGTCGATGTCGCCACCGCAATGGTCAAATGCCGCAGCGTCGAGGCGATCAGCGCATGA